Proteins encoded within one genomic window of Balaenoptera ricei isolate mBalRic1 chromosome 10, mBalRic1.hap2, whole genome shotgun sequence:
- the ASCL4 gene encoding achaete-scute homolog 4, which produces MMEKRKQAGLLTLPYHLLPGPMGVPASLPRLPLRDPFRVSLRLDAACWEWERGGCAPRRPYLPLPLDGAFEPAFLRKRNERERQRVRCVNEGYARLRAHLPREPADKRLSKVETLRAAIRYIKHLQELLERHARGQEGAAGAGPSLRAECNSDGESKASSAHSPSSEPEEGAC; this is translated from the coding sequence ATGATGGAGAAACGTAAACAGGCCGGACTGCTGACCCTGCCGTACCACCTGCTCCCGGGGCCCATGGGCGTGCCTGCGTCCCTGCCCCGCCTTCCCCTGCGGGACCCCTTCAGGGTCTCCTTGCGCCTGGACGCCGCGTGCTGGGAGTGGGAGCGGGGCGGCTGCGCCCCGCGCCGGCCGTACTTGCCCCTGCCGCTGGACGGCGCCTTCGAGCCCGCCTTCCTCCGCAAGCGCAACGAACGCGAGCGGCAGCGGGTGCGCTGCGTGAACGAGGGCTACGCGCGCCTCCGAGCTCACCTGCCCCGCGAGCCGGCGGACAAGCGCCTCAGCAAAGTGGAGACGCTCCGCGCCGCCATCCGTTACATCAAGCACCTCCAGGAGCTGCTGGAGCGCCACGCGCGGGGGCAGGAGGGCGCGGCCGGCGCCGGCCCCTCGCTCAGGGCCGAATGCAACAGCGACGGCGAGTCCAAGGCCTCGTCGGCGCATTCGCCCAGCAGCGAGCCCGAGGAGGGGGCCTGTTAG